In one Pangasianodon hypophthalmus isolate fPanHyp1 chromosome 22, fPanHyp1.pri, whole genome shotgun sequence genomic region, the following are encoded:
- the LOC113541320 gene encoding LOW QUALITY PROTEIN: polycomb complex protein BMI-1-A-like (The sequence of the model RefSeq protein was modified relative to this genomic sequence to represent the inferred CDS: substituted 2 bases at 2 genomic stop codons) produces the protein MELSDSVVKGLQTLADPAYMDFKSFRIFTEAAFRSLLAFPTHSVLDYPELKNIDQALLKHCHIAATTFILEGVKQNADRSTICSCLEDLRFDSERVDAFYELYQKSKTNLEKLLSRMVRITGPLRNXILAAHWSNFRYFYFNRPXPSMTMHRTTRIKITELNPHLMCVLCGGYFIDATTIIECLHSFCKMCIVRYLATSKYCPICDVQVHKTKPLLNIRSDKTLQDIVYKLVPGLFKNEMKRRRDFYAEHPSVDAANGSNEDRGEVADEDKRIITDDEIISLSIEFFDPRAKHQGSEGEKQNKDEVNNKRYLQCPAAMTVMHLRKFLRSKMDIPCNFQIEVMYEDEPLKDYYTLMDIAYIYTWRRNGPLPLKYRVRPNCKKMKITHTQDGLSSANRSESDSASDQANSPAGAPSTSSPLPSPSTPVQSTHPQFPHISNPVNGSSMGSPNRQFTFSNKMRKSSLNGSSTSSG, from the exons ATGGAGTTGTCAGATTCGGTTGTAAAGGGGCTTCAAACCCTAGCAGATCCAGCTTACATGGACTTCAAATCATTCCGCATTTTCACCGAAGCGGCTTTCCGCAGTCTGCTGGCGTTTCCCACACACAGCGTTTTGG ATTACCCAGAGTTGAAGAACATCGATCAAGCTCTCCTGAAACACTGTCACATTGCAGCAACAACATTTATACTGGAAGGagtaaaacaaaatgcagaCAGGTCAACTATATG CTCGTGCCTTGAAGATCTCAGATTTGACAGCGAGAGAGTGGATGCGTTTTACGAGCTCTATCAG AAAAGCAAAACTAACCTGGAAAAACTGTTGTCAAG AATGGTGAGAATAACGGGGCCTCTTCGGAACTAAATTTTAGCTGCACATTGGAGCAACTTcaggtatttttattttaata GACCTTAACCTTCCATGACGATGCATCGCACAACAAGGATCAAGATCACAGAGCTAAATCCacatctgatgtgtgtgttatgcggTGGATATTTCATTGACGCAACCACAATCATAGAATGCCTGCATTCGT TTTGTAAAATGTGCATTGTCCGCTACCTGGCGACCAGTAAATACTGTCCCATATGTGATGTCCAGGTCCACAAAACAAAGCCTCTTCTCAATAttag ATCTGACAAAACTCTGCAGGACATTGTGTACAAGTTGGTCCCAGGTCTTTTCAAAA ATGAAATGAAACGAAGGAGAGATTTCTATGCTGAACATCCGTCAGTAGACG ctgcaAATGGTTCTAATGAGGATCGTGGTGAAGTGGCTGATGAGGATAAGAGAATCATCACAGATGATGAGATTATCAGTCTGTCAATCGAGTTCTTTGACCCCAG GGCCAAACATCAAGGTAGTGAGGGGGAGAAACAGAATAAGGATGAG GTAAACAACAAGAGGTACTTGCAGTGTCCTGCTGCCATGACTGTAATGCATTTGAGGAAATTTCTCAGAAGTAAGATGGACATACCATGTAACTTCCAG ATTGAAGTGATGTATGAGGATGAGCCTCTGAAGGACTACTACACGTTAATGGACATTGCATACATTTATACATGGAGAAGG AATGGGCCGCTACCCTTGAAATATCGAGTACGTCCCAATTGCAAAAAGATGAAGATCACTCACACGCAGGACGGCTTAAGCAGTGCCAACCGCTCAGAAAGTGACTCTGCGAGTGACCAGGCCAACAGCCCGGCTGGAGCCCCGTCTACATCCTCACCACTACCGAGTCCAAGCACACCCGTCCAGTCCACTCATCCACAATTTCCCCATATTTCCAACCCAGTCAATGGCTCCTCTATGGGAAGCCCCAATCGTCAGTTTACGTTCAGCAACAAAATGCGCAAATCGTCTCTGAATGGATCCTCTACTTCTTCAGGGTGA